In a genomic window of Candidatus Microthrix parvicella Bio17-1:
- a CDS encoding MogA/MoaB family molybdenum cofactor biosynthesis protein — protein sequence MTDDAGTTDASQKNQSPKPQAKVVTVSDGVVAGTREDLSGVTLVEHLESAGFEVLEHRVIADGVERVSNTLSYMALNFVGIIATTGGTGFGHRDETPEGTRRILDKTAPGLTNAMAGASPLNRLSRGVAGVRGRALILNLPGSTKGAIETIDAVIDVLPHAVSLLAGAHGPHPTS from the coding sequence ATGACCGACGACGCCGGGACCACCGACGCATCTCAAAAAAATCAATCGCCCAAGCCTCAGGCGAAGGTGGTGACCGTGTCCGATGGCGTGGTGGCGGGTACCCGTGAGGATCTCTCAGGCGTGACGCTGGTGGAGCATCTGGAGTCTGCGGGGTTTGAGGTGTTGGAGCACCGGGTCATCGCCGACGGCGTGGAGCGCGTCTCCAACACGCTGTCGTACATGGCGCTGAACTTCGTCGGCATCATCGCCACCACCGGTGGCACCGGCTTTGGTCATCGTGATGAGACCCCCGAGGGCACGCGCCGCATCCTCGACAAGACGGCGCCTGGCCTGACCAACGCCATGGCCGGCGCTTCGCCGCTCAACAGGTTGTCGAGGGGCGTCGCCGGGGTGCGGGGCCGCGCGCTGATCCTGAACCTGCCGGGTTCGACCAAGGGCGCCATCGAAACGATCGATGCGGTGATCGACGTGCTCCCGCACGCGGTTTCCCTGCTGGCGGGCGCACACGGCCCTCACCCCACCTCGTGA
- the ribD gene encoding bifunctional diaminohydroxyphosphoribosylaminopyrimidine deaminase/5-amino-6-(5-phosphoribosylamino)uracil reductase RibD translates to MSGPGDGATTSRDRELMQRAIAAGADARWVASPNPWVGAILVTADGELISGATRAPGQAHAEVVAIQRAGDRAAGATMYVTLEPCAHHGRTPPCIDAIIAAGLARVVVGVLDPDPRTNGAGVEALRRAGIEVNVGVVADKVEAQLAPYLHQRRTGRPFVVLKLASSLDGYTAAPDGSSKWITGPASRSDGHRLRAESDAIIVGAGTVRSDDPNLTVRDWQPPTGSHPEEYNPTRVVLGEAPEGALVHPCLELSGDPDEVLAELANRGMIQVLIEGGAAVAGAFHRAGLVDRYMLYLAPALFGGDDARSLFSGPGIWSIGDLWRGELVSVDRLGNDVRIELAPPPDQAGDDLATNAAIAEGA, encoded by the coding sequence ATGAGCGGCCCCGGCGACGGCGCCACCACGTCCCGCGACCGTGAGTTGATGCAGCGCGCCATCGCTGCGGGCGCCGACGCCCGCTGGGTGGCCTCCCCCAACCCGTGGGTGGGTGCCATCCTGGTCACCGCCGACGGCGAGCTGATCTCGGGCGCAACCCGAGCGCCCGGCCAGGCCCACGCCGAGGTGGTGGCGATCCAACGTGCGGGCGACCGGGCGGCCGGGGCAACGATGTACGTCACCCTCGAACCGTGTGCACATCATGGGCGCACCCCCCCGTGCATCGACGCCATCATCGCGGCAGGTCTGGCCCGGGTGGTGGTCGGAGTGCTCGATCCGGACCCTCGCACCAATGGCGCCGGCGTCGAGGCCCTGCGGCGTGCGGGCATCGAAGTGAACGTCGGAGTCGTCGCAGACAAGGTGGAGGCCCAGTTGGCGCCCTACCTGCATCAGCGCCGCACCGGCCGCCCGTTCGTCGTCCTGAAGCTCGCCTCATCGCTCGACGGCTACACCGCCGCACCCGACGGTTCCTCCAAGTGGATCACCGGTCCCGCCTCCCGCAGCGACGGACACCGGCTGCGGGCCGAGAGCGACGCCATCATCGTCGGTGCCGGCACGGTGCGCAGCGACGACCCCAACCTCACCGTGCGCGACTGGCAGCCTCCCACCGGCTCCCATCCCGAGGAGTACAACCCAACCCGGGTGGTGCTTGGCGAGGCCCCCGAGGGTGCGCTGGTGCACCCGTGTCTCGAACTTTCAGGCGACCCGGACGAGGTCCTGGCCGAGTTGGCCAACCGGGGCATGATCCAGGTGCTGATCGAGGGGGGCGCGGCGGTTGCCGGGGCCTTTCATCGAGCCGGTCTGGTCGACCGTTACATGCTGTACCTGGCGCCCGCCCTGTTTGGTGGCGACGACGCCCGCAGCCTGTTCTCCGGGCCGGGCATCTGGAGCATCGGTGATCTCTGGCGGGGCGAGCTGGTGTCGGTTGATCGCCTGGGCAACGACGTGCGCATCGAGTTGGCGCCGCCGCCGGACCAGGCGGGCGACGACCTCGCCACCAATGCAGCCATCGCCGAAGGGGCCTGA
- a CDS encoding transcription antitermination factor NusB yields MGNERDRSPSGAAAPGVAPRRLALDLLARIDDDGAWANLVVPRALDRSDLGDADRRLVTELTYGTVRQRRRLAAIVDPFLDRRPADVAVRALHLGAYQLEVGFPDHAAVSTTVGAVPKRWRGLVNAVLRNVVRSGPPRWASLGEELSYPDWIVDRLTADLGATTAREALEAMNQPVAPTKRADGYTQDRASGWVVDAVGARPGELVLDLCAAPGGKATGLAATGATVIASDLLAHRARLVADNAARLGSAVHTVQADGTAVPLRPGCAQRVLVDAPCSGLGVMHRRADLRWRVEPESPANLAALQGRLLAAAAPLVAPGGSLTYSVCTLTRAEGPEVVERFLDAHPEFSAVAPPSDPWQSDGPVALLLPQRAGTDGMALATLHRAPRH; encoded by the coding sequence GTGGGTAACGAGCGCGATCGTTCGCCCTCGGGTGCCGCCGCGCCCGGCGTGGCGCCCCGCCGGTTGGCGCTCGACCTGCTGGCACGTATCGACGACGACGGCGCCTGGGCCAACCTGGTGGTGCCCAGGGCGTTGGACCGGAGCGATCTTGGTGATGCCGATCGCAGGCTGGTCACCGAGCTGACCTATGGCACCGTGCGTCAACGCCGACGCCTGGCGGCCATCGTCGACCCGTTTCTCGACCGTCGCCCGGCGGACGTGGCGGTGCGGGCACTGCACCTCGGTGCCTACCAGCTGGAGGTCGGCTTTCCCGACCACGCAGCGGTCAGCACCACGGTCGGCGCTGTACCCAAGCGCTGGCGCGGCCTGGTCAATGCGGTGTTGCGCAACGTCGTTCGATCCGGTCCACCGCGCTGGGCCTCATTGGGTGAGGAGCTGTCCTACCCCGACTGGATCGTCGACCGTTTGACCGCCGACCTGGGCGCCACGACGGCTCGCGAGGCCCTCGAGGCGATGAACCAGCCGGTGGCGCCCACCAAGCGGGCCGACGGCTACACCCAGGACCGGGCCTCGGGCTGGGTGGTCGATGCGGTCGGGGCCCGGCCCGGTGAGCTGGTGCTCGACCTGTGCGCCGCGCCGGGCGGCAAGGCCACAGGGTTGGCGGCGACCGGAGCGACGGTGATCGCCTCGGACCTGTTGGCCCACCGGGCACGGTTGGTGGCCGACAACGCGGCCAGGCTGGGCAGCGCGGTGCACACCGTGCAGGCGGACGGCACCGCCGTGCCGCTTCGTCCCGGATGCGCCCAGCGGGTGCTGGTGGACGCCCCGTGTTCCGGCCTCGGCGTGATGCACCGACGCGCCGACCTGCGCTGGCGGGTCGAGCCGGAGTCCCCGGCGAACCTCGCCGCGCTCCAAGGCCGGCTGCTGGCCGCGGCGGCCCCCCTGGTGGCACCCGGCGGCTCACTCACCTACAGCGTCTGCACACTCACCCGGGCTGAGGGCCCCGAGGTGGTCGAGCGTTTCCTCGATGCACACCCCGAGTTCAGCGCTGTGGCACCCCCGAGCGATCCGTGGCAGAGCGACGGCCCGGTCGCGCTGCTGTTGCCGCAGCGTGCGGGCACCGACGGCATGGCGCTGGCTACCCTCCACCGAGCCCCTCGGCACTAA
- a CDS encoding methionyl-tRNA formyltransferase: MSPRGIVYLGSPPEAVAPLRALVEAGHRVDLVVSAPDRRRKRRGEPTPTPVKAAALELGLKVTDDLADVESAVDEGADLGVVVAFGQLLRLPLLTRLAMVNLHFSLLPRWRGAAPVERALLAGDDRTGVAVMGVEEGLDTGPIYAEVSVPIGPEATAGELRSDLSEHGAALLVAALADGLTDPQPQVGESTYASKISGDDLLLRFGDVSAEQLGRQVRVGGAWTTIRGERLKVWEAEEVLATPPPGELHGDVVGTASGGLRLVEVQLAGRARQEAKAFLRGYRPEHGEHLGG, translated from the coding sequence GTGAGCCCGCGGGGCATCGTCTACCTCGGGTCACCACCCGAGGCGGTTGCGCCGCTGCGGGCGCTGGTTGAGGCCGGACATCGCGTTGATCTCGTTGTCAGCGCGCCCGACCGTCGGCGCAAACGGCGTGGCGAGCCCACGCCCACCCCGGTGAAGGCCGCCGCCCTCGAACTGGGCCTGAAGGTGACCGACGACCTGGCCGACGTGGAGAGCGCCGTCGACGAAGGTGCCGACCTGGGGGTGGTCGTTGCCTTCGGGCAACTGCTTCGACTCCCGCTGTTGACGCGGCTGGCGATGGTCAACCTGCACTTCTCGCTGCTGCCCCGTTGGCGCGGTGCGGCCCCGGTGGAGCGGGCGTTGCTCGCCGGCGACGACCGCACCGGTGTTGCGGTCATGGGCGTGGAGGAGGGCCTCGACACCGGCCCGATCTACGCGGAGGTGTCGGTGCCGATCGGGCCCGAGGCCACCGCCGGCGAACTCCGCTCCGACCTGAGTGAGCACGGGGCCGCCCTGCTGGTCGCGGCGCTGGCCGACGGGCTCACCGATCCTCAGCCCCAGGTGGGTGAATCCACCTACGCCTCCAAGATCTCCGGCGATGACCTGCTGCTGCGCTTCGGTGACGTCAGCGCCGAGCAGTTGGGGCGCCAGGTCCGGGTGGGCGGCGCATGGACGACGATCCGGGGCGAGCGTTTGAAGGTGTGGGAGGCCGAAGAGGTGTTGGCCACGCCGCCGCCGGGCGAGCTGCACGGCGACGTGGTTGGTACCGCGTCCGGCGGCCTCCGCCTGGTCGAGGTGCAGTTGGCCGGCCGGGCCCGCCAGGAGGCCAAGGCGTTTCTTCGCGGCTATCGGCCGGAGCACGGGGAGCACCTGGGTGGGTAA